Within Microbacterium proteolyticum, the genomic segment AACGACGAAGGCCCGGATGCCGTGGCATCCGAGCCTTCGTGTACCGCGAAGGTGAACTGAATTACTTCAGGGTCACCGAAGCGCCGGCCTCCTCGAGGGCAGCCTTCGCCTTCTCGGCGGTCTCCTTGTTCGCGCCCTCGAGCACGGCCTTGGGGGCACCGTCGACGACGGCCTTGGCCTCGCCGAGGCCGAGCGAGGTGAGCTCGCGCACGACCTTGATGACCTGGATCTTCTTGTCGCCGGCGGCCTCGAGAACGACGTCGAACGAGTCCTTCTCCTCGACCTCTTCGGCGGGGGCGCCACCGGCGGGGCCGGCAGCGGCCACGGCCACGGGGGCGGCGGCGGTGACGTCGAACGTCTCCTCGAACGCCTTCACGAACTCGGAGAGCTCGATGAGGGTGAGCTCCTTGAACGCGTCGAGCAGCTCTTCGGTGCTGAGCTTAGCCATTGTGTTTCTCCTTGATCGGGATTGTCATCCGGGCCGGGTCAGGCCGCGGTGTCCTGCTTCTCGCGCAGCGCGTCGACCGTGCGAACGGCCTTCGACGGAAGCGCCTGGAAGACGTATGCCGCCTTGGTCATCGTCGCCTTCATCGCACCGGCGAGCTTCGCCAGCAGGACTTCACGGCTTTCGAGATCGGCGAGCTTGTTGACCTCATCCGCGGTGAGAGCGGCGCCATCGAAGTAGCCGCCCTTCACCACGAGCTGAGGGTTAGCCTTGGCGAAGGCACGCAGGCTCTTCGCGACGGCGACAGGGTCGCCGTGCACGAACGCGATGGCAGACGGGCCCTTGAGCTCGTCGTCCAGTCCCGAGACCCCCGCGTTGGCGGCGGCGATCTTGGTCAGCGTGTTCTTCACCACGGCGTACTCCGCGTCCTGACGGATGTCGTTGCGCAGCTGCTTGAGCTGGGCAACCGTCAGACCGCGGTACTCGGTCAGCAGAACGGCAGTCGAGTTCTCGAAGTGCTTCGTGAGCTCGGCGACCGATGCGTCCTTCTGCGCCATGGCCACTCCTTGTGTGTACGAGGCGCTCCGCGGAAGCGGGGCGCCGGCCAAGACACCGGGCGACGGCAAAAAAGAAGAGCTCCGGCGCAGGCGCACGGAGCTCGGAATCCCGATCGGGAAGAGTTACGTATACCTGCGCAGGTCCTCTGCCTTTCGGCAGACGCTTCGATCTTCGTGCACGCACGACGATGACCGGCGGTCTTTGGCTTGCCCCCACTGTACCAAGCCCCGACACTGTGCGCCAAATCCTCGCGGCCCCGTGTCCGCGGCCGCCCGCGCGCGCCGCGCCGCCCCGCCCCGCCCCGCCCCACCGCCGAGGGCCCACGATCCGGTCGAGTGCCCACGTTCCGGTCGACTCATTCGTGGGCGCTCGACCGGATCGTGGGCCCTCGCCGTCCGACACGATGCCCGCAAGCTCACGGCGGGAGGCGGACACCGAACGAACGCAGGCGCTCGGCAAGCGTTTCCGGGGTGGCGATGTCGCGGAAGCCGCCGCGACACACGCGCCACTGAGTGGTTCCGCGAATCCAGTCCTCTCGACGCTTCTCTGCCAAGACGACGTCATCGATCGACCTCCCCGCCCGCAGATCCCGATCGCGATACTTTCCCTCACCATCGAACTCCCAGAACGTGCGGACCTGGGGCAACCCGATGTCGGCGAAATACATCGAGCCCGACGGTCCCGCGATCGCCACCTGCACGTCCATATCGCGGAATCCGAGCCGGAACAGTTGGAGTCGACTGACGCTTTCCCCCGGCAACTCGGCGCGCGCATCAGCGAACTCGATCAGCCATCGGGCCGCGGTGACACCGCGCCGGCCGGCCGACCGCGCCGCACGTTCTCGCATCCGGTCCCGCCAGGCCTCTTGCCTCGCCCCGTCCACGCCGTGGCCCTCACCCGCCACGCGTCGGACGGCGGCATCCGCACACGAGACCGACACTTCGAGCCCGCAGGTCCGCGCGACATCGAAAACCGTCCTCTCGAGCGAGGTGCACCGGATACCGTCGATCTCGACGACATCACCCTCGTCGAGCCGGTCACGACGTCGGCGAACGCCCGGGCGACTCGAGCCGCGGGAACCGGGCGCCAGAGTGAGCTCCACGGGCTGAGCCATGAAGCGGTACTGCGGTAGATCGTGCAGAACCGCAGCGGAGAGGTGCGAGACGACGGCACCCCCATCCCGCATACGCGCGACGACCGCCAGCGTGTCGAGCCGGTGCCGCGCGGCGGGGCGGAGATCGCTCACTTCACCTCGTCCGGCGTACATCCCACGGTGAACACGCTCCCACGGCCCATCCGACGAGGCGCGGAGCCGTCTCGCCGCAACGTCTCTTTCGAGAAGCTGCTCCCTCGAGCGCAGGACGGCACGAGCTTCGGCTAGGGAGAGGTCACGCGGCATCCCTTCAGCGTGCCCGGCCCCTCGCCCGCCTTTTCGCCCCGTTCCGCGGTTCTGTGGACGGCCCGCCGTATCGATCCCCTGTGCAGGGCACCCGTCGGCGCCACCCACCGCCCACGATCGGGTCGAACGCCCACGGCGCGGTCGCCCCATTCGTGGGCGCTCGACTGGATCGTGGGCGCTCGCGACGCAGCCACCGACCCGCAGGACACACCGCCGCGCCGAACGACCCGGGCGCCCGACCGGGTTAGTCTCGAACGCATGTCCCCCGAGCTCGTCGCCTCCCGCAGCGCCGACCTCGAGTCGCGGATCGTCGCCGATTCCCGCGACCGTGTCGCGTGGATCCGGGCGCGCTCGCGCGGCATCACCGCGACCGACGTCGCAACACTCACCAGCACGAACGCGATCGCCCGGGCGGCGGATGCCAAGCTCCTGGGCTCGAACTTCTCGGGCAACGCCTACACGGCGCACGGCCGTCGCCGCGAGCCCGAGATCGCGGCCTGGGTGGCCGCGACGCACGGCATCCAGCCCTCGTCGGCGCTGTATCACGCGGTCGTGGAGAGGCGGCATCTGGCCACCCCCGACGGCGTGGTCGTCGACGGGGAGGGACGCATCGTCCTCGCCGAGATCAAGACGACGAACAAGGCGTGGCGCTCGATCCCCCGCACGTACCTGCGCCAGGTGTGGTGGCAGCAGCACGTCCTCGGCGCCGAGCGCACGCTGGTCGCGTGGGAACAGCACGACGGTTTCATCCCGGTCGGCGACGAGCCCCGCTGCCAGTGGGTGGATCGCGACGAGAAGGAGATCGCGTCCCTCGTCCGCCTCGCGACCTCCCTCATCGACGAGCTCTACCGCCGCACGACCGCCGGACGCGCTCCCGCTCCTCGCCCGGAGCCGACGGAGAGGTACCGCGCGCTCGCGCTCCTCGAGGGATAGTTGACCCGAATCAAACACTTCGCGTATAGTTGATCCTCGTCAACTAACGCGCCGACGTCGTCGCGGCATCCTTCTTCCTCCCCTGGAGAGCTCCGCATGACCGCCTCCCTCCCCGAGACCGCCGCGCCGCGGCGCGTTCTCCCCGCCCTCATCGGACTGCTGCTCGGCATGTTCGTGTCGATGCTGGCATCCACCGTCGTCTCGACCTCGCTGCCGGTCATCGTCCACGACCTGTCCGGCGACCAGAACGCCTACACGTGGGTGATCACCGCGACGCTGCTGACGACCGCCATCTCCACACCGATCTGGGGCAAGCTCGCCGACCTGTTCAACCGCAAGGTGCTGATCCAGGTCGCGATCGCCATCTTCGTGCTGGCGACGGCCGCCGCCGGGTTCTCGCAGAACACCGACATGCTGATCGCCTTCCGCGCCGTGCAGGGCCTCGGCGCCGGTGGCCTGGCCGCCCTCAGCCAGGTGATCATGGCCGACATCATCAGCCCGCGCGAGCGCGGTCGCTACATGGGCCTGTTCGGCGCGGTGATGGCCGTCGCCACCGTTGGCGGCCCGCTCCTCGGCGGAGTGATCACGGATGCCTTCGGCTGGCGGTTCAACTTCTTCGTCGCCCTTCCCTTCGCGGTGGCGGCGCTCCTCATCCAGCAGCGCACCCTGCACCTCCCGAAGCGCGCGAAGCGCAAGGTCAAGATCGACTACCTCGGCATCGTGCTGCTGTCGACCGCCGTGTCGCTCCTGCTGATCTGGGTGACCAACGCCGGCCGCTCGTTCGACTGGGCCAGCACCGAGACGGTCCTCATGGTCGGCGGAGCCGTCCTCGCGGCGATCCTCTTCATCGTGGTGGAGCTGCGCTCGTCCGAGCCGC encodes:
- a CDS encoding YqaJ viral recombinase family protein, which produces MSPELVASRSADLESRIVADSRDRVAWIRARSRGITATDVATLTSTNAIARAADAKLLGSNFSGNAYTAHGRRREPEIAAWVAATHGIQPSSALYHAVVERRHLATPDGVVVDGEGRIVLAEIKTTNKAWRSIPRTYLRQVWWQQHVLGAERTLVAWEQHDGFIPVGDEPRCQWVDRDEKEIASLVRLATSLIDELYRRTTAGRAPAPRPEPTERYRALALLEG
- the rplL gene encoding 50S ribosomal protein L7/L12, yielding MAKLSTEELLDAFKELTLIELSEFVKAFEETFDVTAAAPVAVAAAGPAGGAPAEEVEEKDSFDVVLEAAGDKKIQVIKVVRELTSLGLGEAKAVVDGAPKAVLEGANKETAEKAKAALEEAGASVTLK
- the rplJ gene encoding 50S ribosomal protein L10 gives rise to the protein MAQKDASVAELTKHFENSTAVLLTEYRGLTVAQLKQLRNDIRQDAEYAVVKNTLTKIAAANAGVSGLDDELKGPSAIAFVHGDPVAVAKSLRAFAKANPQLVVKGGYFDGAALTADEVNKLADLESREVLLAKLAGAMKATMTKAAYVFQALPSKAVRTVDALREKQDTAA